One Opisthocomus hoazin isolate bOpiHoa1 chromosome 25, bOpiHoa1.hap1, whole genome shotgun sequence DNA window includes the following coding sequences:
- the ETV7 gene encoding transcription factor ETV7 — translation MQGKVGVSSSSPVVAASLPAPSQARHSPVSEGEIFRLPGRLRIQPSLWSKDDVIHWLRWAEKEYSLRQADESKFEMNGKALCILTKDDFRYRAPSSGDVLYEILQYIKTQRRALVCSPLLNSPFREARSTGEGTDGSAEAAPAAVSSCLGCAAQPVSRSHAEPLNLSHHSSEGSCRADAACSLPTALSAPVDGKIADCRLLWDYVYQLLSDSRYEPYIKWQDKEAKVFRIVNPNGLAQLWGNHKNRMNMTYEKMSRALRHYYKLNIIKKEPGQKLLFRFLKTPGEIFHEKSSKLEQLENEDHEDLKEDPLEVSP, via the exons GGTAAAGTGGGAGTCAGCTCTTCCAGCCCCGTTGTCGCAGCTTCGTTACCAGCCCCGTCCCAGGCCAGACACTCACCTGTCAGTGAGGGGGAGATCTTCAGGCTTCCAGGCAGGCTGA GAATCCAGCCCTCACTGTGGAGCAAGGACGACGTGATCCACTGGCTAAGATGGGCTGAGAAAGAGTATTCCCTTCGGCAAGCGGACGAAAGCAAGTTTGAAATGAACGGCAAAGCTCTGTGCATCCTCACCAAGGATGACTTCAGATACCGAGCTCCGAGCTCAG GTGATGTGTTATATGAAATACTCCAGTACATAAAAACTCAAAGAAGAGCACTGGTGTGCAGCCCTTTGCTCAACTCACCCTTCAGGGAGGCCAGGAGCACAGGGGAAG ggACAGACGGCAGTGCTGaggctgccccagctgctgttTCCTCCTGCCTGGGTTGTGCAGCACAGCCTGTGTCCCGCAGCCACGCGGAGCCACTCAACCTCTCCCATCACAGCTCGGAGGGCAGCTGCAGGGCAGATGCCGCCTGCTCGCTGCCTACAGCCCTGTCGGCCCCAGTGGATGGGAAAATTGCAG ACTGCAGGTTGCTGTGGGATTACGTGTACCAGCTCCTTTCCGACAGCCGCTATGAGCCTTAcatcaagtggcaagacaaggaagccaAGGTCTTCCGGATCGTTAACCCAAATGGACTTGCCCAGCTCTGGGGGAACCACAAG aacAGGATGAACATGACATATGAAAAGATGTCACGAGCGCTCAGACATTACTACAAACTCAACATTATTAAAAAGGAGCCGGGGCAGAAGCTATTGTTCAG GTTTTTGAAGACTCCTGGGGAGATCTTCCATGAGAAATCCAGCAAACTGGAGCAGCTGGAGAACGAGGACCATGAGGACTTGAAAGAAGACCCACTGGAGGTTTCACCGTAG